In a single window of the Acetivibrio clariflavus DSM 19732 genome:
- the recA gene encoding recombinase RecA, with translation MIEKKKALEMALGQIEKQFGKGAVMRLGENTHMNIETIPTGAMGLDIALGVGGVPRGRIVEIFGPESSGKTTVALHIIAEAQKAGGEAAFIDAEHALDPVYAKNLGVNIDNLIVSQPDTGEQALEIAEALVRSGAIDVIVIDSVAALVPKAEIDGEMGDAHVGLQARLMSQALRKLSGVINKSKTTAIFINQLREKVGIMFGNPETTPGGRALKFYSSVRLDVRKIDSIKQGTEIIGSRTKVKVVKNKVAPPFKEAEFDIIYGKGISKEGSILDVAVNLDIVNKSGAWFSYNNQKIGQGRENAKQFLMENPQILNEIENKIRENYNQAFVKSIDAHIEDDEDEDFDLDMENK, from the coding sequence ATGATTGAAAAGAAAAAAGCATTGGAGATGGCCTTGGGTCAGATTGAAAAGCAGTTTGGAAAAGGTGCAGTTATGAGATTGGGTGAAAATACCCATATGAATATAGAGACGATACCTACCGGTGCCATGGGACTTGATATTGCCTTAGGAGTCGGAGGTGTTCCCAGAGGCAGAATTGTGGAAATATTTGGACCTGAGTCTTCAGGTAAGACAACTGTTGCACTGCATATAATAGCAGAGGCTCAAAAAGCCGGAGGAGAGGCAGCGTTTATTGATGCTGAGCATGCATTGGATCCTGTATATGCGAAGAATCTCGGTGTTAACATAGATAATCTGATTGTATCGCAGCCTGATACAGGGGAACAGGCTCTGGAAATTGCAGAAGCTCTGGTCAGAAGTGGAGCCATAGATGTAATTGTAATAGACTCGGTTGCAGCGTTAGTTCCAAAAGCAGAAATAGACGGTGAAATGGGAGATGCCCATGTTGGGCTTCAGGCAAGGCTTATGTCTCAAGCATTAAGAAAGCTTTCGGGGGTTATAAACAAATCAAAAACAACAGCTATATTTATAAACCAGCTTAGGGAAAAAGTCGGTATTATGTTTGGTAATCCGGAAACTACCCCGGGTGGAAGAGCATTAAAATTCTATTCATCGGTGAGACTTGATGTAAGGAAAATTGATTCTATAAAACAAGGTACCGAAATTATTGGCAGCCGAACAAAAGTTAAAGTGGTAAAAAATAAAGTTGCACCACCTTTTAAAGAAGCTGAATTCGATATAATATACGGAAAGGGAATTTCCAAAGAAGGCAGTATCTTAGATGTTGCAGTGAATTTGGATATTGTAAATAAAAGTGGTGCATGGTTTTCATACAATAACCAAAAAATCGGGCAGGGAAGAGAGAATGCAAAGCAGTTCCTTATGGAAAATCCTCAGATATTAAATGAAATTGAGAATAAGATAAGAGAAAATTATAACCAGGCTTTTGTAAAAAGTATAGATGCTCATATTGAAGATGATGAAGATGAAGATTTTGATTTAGATATGGAGAATAAATAA